One region of Thermococcus sp. genomic DNA includes:
- a CDS encoding DNA-directed DNA polymerase II large subunit — protein sequence MTEIYSPEMKAYFESLQREIDRAYEIARKAREQGKDPSLEVEVPQATDMAGRVESLVGPKGVAERIRELVKEYGKELAALKVVDEIIDGKFGDLGSKERYAEQAVRTALAILTEGIVSAPLEGIADVKIKRNIWEDNSEYLALYYAGPIRSSGGTAQALSVLVGDYVRKKLGLDRFKPSEKHIERMVEEIDLYHRAVTRLQYHPEADEVRLAMKNIPIEITGEETDKVEVSHRDVPGIETNHLRGGAILVLAEGVLQKAKKLVKYIDKMGVDGWDWIKEFVEAKEKGKSAEEKPSEDSKAEEAGKAEVGEKVEKGFYYELYERFRANIAPNKKYTKEIIGGRPLFAEPSKNGGFRLRYGRSRVSGFATWSVNPATMLVLDEFIAIGTQMKTERPGKGCIVTPATTVEGPIVKLKDGSVIRVDDYKTALRIRDKIEEILYVGDALVNFGDFVENNQTLLPANYVEEWWIQEFVRAVAETYEVELRPFSDNPREAVEEAAEYIELDPDFLESLLKDPLRVRPDVEVAIHLSKVLEIPFHPYYTLYWNTLKPEEVEGLQMALLGAQIEWDEHMKNKFARKVVLENDPRIKRYLELLGLPHRLEKTEDRKKVIVIDYPWSAALLTPLGNLEWEFKARPFFTVIDIINENNRIKLRDRGISWIGARMGRPEKAKERKMKPPVQVLFPIGLAGGSSRDIKKAAEEGKVTSVEIAFFRCQECGHTGPEHICPRCGTRKELLWHCAKCNVDYSKNEAEGFDFHCPKCGMELKPYARRTIKPSELLRAAMENVKVYGIDKLKGVQGMTSGYKMAEPLEKGILRAKNDVYVFKDGTIRFDATDAPITHFKPREIGTSVEKLRELGYTRDFEGRPLERDDQILELKVQDVILPYEAGRYLLKVTRFIDDLLEKFYGLPRFYNAEKMEDLVGHLVIGLAPHTSAGIIGRIIGFSDVLVGYAHPYYHAAKRRNCDGDEDSVMLLMDALLNFSRYYLPEKRGGKMDAPLVVTTRLDPREVDSEVHNMDVVRYYPLEFYSATYEMKSPKEIKFIERVEDRLGKPEMYEGLKFTHDTDDIGLGPKMSLYKQLGDMVEKVERQLALAERIRAVDEHHVAETIINSHLVPDLRGNLRSFTRQEFRCVKCNTKYRRPPLTGKCPKCGGKIVLTVSKGAIEKYLPTAKMLVTKYNVLDYTRQRICLTEKDIKSLFENVFPERQRTLMGFSADVCEKMIKARTGKSNGKNGYLDELKANGKLKQKSRTEKKKESKASKRSEKKIKPSQGLEKAVKKEKSSMKKKKKGISLDEFFGS from the coding sequence ATGACCGAGATTTATTCTCCCGAGATGAAGGCTTACTTTGAATCTCTCCAGCGCGAGATAGACAGGGCCTACGAGATAGCGAGAAAGGCCCGCGAACAGGGTAAGGATCCCAGCCTGGAGGTTGAGGTTCCCCAGGCCACGGACATGGCCGGCCGTGTTGAGAGCCTCGTCGGACCCAAGGGTGTCGCCGAGAGAATCCGGGAGCTCGTCAAGGAGTACGGTAAAGAACTGGCCGCTCTGAAGGTGGTCGATGAGATTATAGACGGTAAGTTCGGCGACCTCGGAAGCAAGGAGCGCTACGCCGAGCAGGCCGTCAGGACAGCACTGGCCATTCTCACGGAGGGTATAGTCTCCGCTCCCCTGGAGGGAATAGCGGACGTTAAAATCAAACGCAACATCTGGGAAGATAACTCCGAATATCTCGCCCTCTACTACGCGGGGCCGATAAGGAGCTCCGGCGGAACGGCGCAGGCTTTGAGCGTCCTCGTGGGGGACTACGTCAGGAAGAAGCTCGGCCTCGACCGTTTCAAGCCCAGCGAGAAGCACATAGAGAGAATGGTCGAGGAGATAGACCTCTACCACCGCGCTGTTACACGCCTCCAGTACCACCCGGAGGCCGACGAGGTAAGGCTCGCCATGAAGAACATCCCCATCGAGATAACCGGTGAGGAGACGGATAAGGTAGAGGTTTCCCACAGGGACGTTCCCGGCATTGAGACCAATCACCTTCGCGGTGGTGCGATTCTCGTTCTCGCCGAGGGTGTCCTTCAGAAGGCCAAGAAGCTCGTCAAGTACATAGACAAGATGGGTGTTGACGGCTGGGACTGGATAAAGGAGTTCGTCGAGGCCAAGGAAAAGGGCAAGTCTGCCGAGGAAAAGCCTTCCGAGGATTCCAAGGCCGAGGAAGCGGGCAAAGCGGAAGTAGGGGAGAAGGTTGAGAAAGGCTTCTACTACGAGCTCTACGAGCGCTTTCGGGCAAACATAGCCCCAAACAAGAAGTATACAAAGGAGATAATCGGTGGTAGGCCCCTCTTCGCCGAGCCCTCAAAGAACGGTGGCTTCCGGCTCAGATATGGCCGCTCCCGCGTCAGCGGATTCGCAACATGGAGCGTCAACCCCGCGACCATGCTGGTCTTGGACGAGTTCATAGCCATTGGGACCCAGATGAAGACGGAGAGGCCCGGCAAGGGCTGCATAGTGACACCGGCAACCACCGTCGAGGGACCGATAGTCAAGCTCAAGGACGGAAGCGTCATACGCGTGGATGACTACAAGACCGCCCTCAGAATCAGGGACAAAATCGAGGAGATACTCTATGTCGGCGATGCTTTGGTGAACTTCGGCGATTTCGTCGAGAACAACCAGACCCTCCTCCCGGCCAACTACGTCGAGGAATGGTGGATTCAGGAGTTCGTCAGAGCTGTAGCCGAAACCTACGAGGTCGAGCTCAGGCCCTTCTCCGACAACCCGCGCGAGGCCGTTGAGGAGGCCGCTGAATACATAGAACTCGACCCGGACTTTCTCGAAAGTCTGCTGAAAGACCCACTCCGCGTGAGACCTGACGTTGAGGTTGCCATACACCTTTCAAAGGTTCTGGAGATCCCGTTTCACCCCTACTACACCCTCTACTGGAACACGCTCAAACCGGAGGAAGTGGAAGGGCTCCAGATGGCTTTGCTGGGAGCCCAAATCGAGTGGGACGAACACATGAAGAACAAGTTCGCGAGGAAAGTGGTCCTGGAGAACGACCCCCGGATCAAGCGCTACCTTGAGCTCCTCGGCCTCCCCCACAGGCTTGAGAAGACTGAGGATCGGAAGAAGGTCATAGTAATCGATTACCCGTGGAGCGCCGCCCTGTTAACACCCCTCGGCAACCTTGAATGGGAGTTCAAGGCCAGGCCGTTCTTCACCGTCATAGACATTATCAATGAGAACAACCGGATAAAGCTCCGTGACAGGGGAATAAGCTGGATCGGCGCGCGCATGGGCAGACCTGAGAAGGCCAAGGAGAGGAAGATGAAGCCGCCGGTTCAGGTTCTCTTCCCGATCGGCCTCGCTGGTGGCTCCAGCAGGGACATCAAAAAGGCCGCCGAGGAAGGAAAGGTAACGAGTGTTGAGATAGCCTTCTTCCGCTGTCAGGAATGCGGTCACACCGGGCCGGAGCACATCTGCCCGCGCTGCGGCACCAGAAAGGAACTCCTCTGGCACTGCGCCAAGTGCAACGTTGACTATTCCAAGAACGAGGCCGAGGGCTTTGACTTCCACTGCCCCAAGTGCGGAATGGAGCTGAAGCCCTACGCGAGGAGAACCATAAAGCCCTCGGAACTTCTCCGCGCCGCCATGGAGAACGTGAAGGTCTATGGTATCGACAAGCTCAAGGGCGTCCAGGGCATGACCTCCGGCTACAAGATGGCCGAGCCGCTGGAGAAGGGCATTCTCCGTGCCAAAAACGACGTCTACGTCTTTAAGGACGGCACCATTCGCTTCGACGCCACCGATGCCCCGATAACCCATTTCAAGCCGAGGGAGATCGGCACGAGCGTTGAGAAGCTCCGCGAGCTCGGCTACACCCGCGACTTCGAGGGCAGACCGCTTGAGAGGGACGACCAGATACTGGAACTCAAAGTCCAGGACGTCATACTGCCCTACGAGGCCGGTCGCTACCTCCTCAAGGTGACCCGCTTCATAGACGACCTCCTGGAAAAGTTCTACGGCCTACCGAGGTTCTACAACGCCGAGAAGATGGAGGACTTGGTCGGCCACCTTGTCATCGGCCTCGCCCCGCACACCTCGGCCGGAATCATTGGCAGGATAATCGGGTTCTCAGATGTGCTTGTGGGTTATGCACACCCGTATTATCATGCGGCAAAAAGACGCAACTGTGACGGAGATGAGGATAGTGTAATGTTACTTATGGATGCACTTTTGAACTTTTCACGTTACTATCTGCCAGAAAAGCGCGGCGGCAAGATGGACGCACCTCTGGTCGTTACCACGCGCCTCGATCCAAGGGAGGTTGACAGCGAGGTCCACAACATGGACGTCGTCCGCTACTATCCGCTGGAATTCTACAGCGCCACCTACGAGATGAAGTCGCCTAAGGAGATTAAGTTCATCGAGCGCGTTGAGGACAGGCTCGGTAAACCTGAGATGTACGAGGGGCTTAAGTTCACCCACGATACCGATGACATCGGCCTCGGCCCGAAGATGAGCCTGTACAAACAGCTCGGCGACATGGTCGAGAAGGTCGAGAGACAGCTCGCCCTGGCGGAGCGCATAAGGGCGGTCGATGAGCACCACGTGGCCGAGACGATAATCAACTCTCACCTCGTCCCCGACCTGAGGGGCAACCTCAGGAGCTTCACCCGCCAGGAGTTCCGCTGTGTGAAGTGCAACACCAAGTACAGGAGGCCTCCGCTGACCGGCAAGTGCCCCAAGTGCGGCGGAAAGATCGTTTTGACCGTCAGCAAGGGTGCCATAGAAAAGTACCTCCCCACTGCAAAGATGCTCGTTACGAAGTACAACGTGCTCGACTACACGAGGCAGAGGATATGCCTGACAGAGAAGGACATAAAGTCCCTCTTTGAAAACGTCTTCCCTGAAAGGCAGAGGACGCTGATGGGCTTCTCCGCCGATGTCTGCGAGAAGATGATAAAGGCCCGCACCGGCAAGTCCAACGGCAAAAACGGTTACCTCGACGAGCTCAAGGCGAACGGAAAGCTCAAGCAGAAGTCCAGGACGGAGAAAAAGAAGGAATCCAAGGCTTCCAAGCGCTCGGAGAAAAAGATAAAGCCATCACAGGGACTGGAGAAGGCGGTCAAGAAGGAAAAGTCTTCCATGAAGAAGAAAAAGAAGGGCATAAGCCTCGACGAGTTCTTCGGCTCTTAG
- a CDS encoding DNA-directed DNA polymerase II small subunit: protein MGLIEDLMSNNYLITPLAYYLLVDAYKRDFTLAELIKFAKSKGTFVVDSALAKEFLSWKGVSPMESSTESSPQEAPSIEGYLSPESTPAVEISEESSDFGESGVLTGSSTEMGKSTPSLVSASQTSISTGTVLESSEETHEILQSGGEEGSFSGGESFISTGDVETSEVGGDFESETKVEEPILSEASDESLPVESEAVVEEAPPENGNGYNNGYVNGEENGNGIKPKVVYGDYGVPIAYVGEEVPEEEKSYSVYSDFKISPKAGFHYLAKEIPNDYEITFDVKNVKFALPKAKNAAGKEGDLIVKVYSDYFRSRLKKMRRILRENPEIGGVIDIAKLGYVKSDDEVTIIGLVNSKRETAKGFMFEVEDNTGVIKVFINRNNEESKKFFEIMPDAVVAFRGRYSGRGIFFANRIYLPDVPKFKREKPPLEEKVYAVLLSDVHVGSNKFCEKAFMRFLEWLNGDVNNKAEEEFVSRIKYMIIAGDVVDGIGIYPGQYNELAIPDIFDQYEALANLLSNVPDHITMFIGPGNHDAARTALPQPGFYEEYARPLLKLKNAIIISNPAVIRLHGRDFLIAHGRGIEDVVTALPNRSHHRPAEAMLDLLKLRHLAPTFGEKVPIAPDSEDTLVIESVPDLFQAGHVHVMQYKMYNGVFLINTGTWQAQTEFQKMVNIVPTPARVPIIDIETARLRAVIRFDEYCEGV from the coding sequence ATGGGTCTGATCGAGGATTTGATGTCCAACAACTATCTAATCACTCCATTGGCTTACTACCTTCTCGTTGACGCCTATAAGAGAGACTTCACGCTCGCGGAGCTCATAAAGTTTGCAAAGTCAAAGGGAACCTTTGTGGTAGACTCAGCACTGGCAAAGGAGTTCCTGTCATGGAAGGGTGTCTCTCCAATGGAAAGTTCCACAGAGTCTTCCCCCCAAGAAGCGCCTTCTATTGAAGGATACCTCTCGCCGGAGTCAACCCCCGCTGTGGAAATCTCTGAGGAATCATCTGATTTCGGCGAATCTGGTGTGTTGACTGGTTCTTCAACGGAAATGGGCAAATCAACGCCTTCTTTAGTTAGTGCTTCTCAAACGTCCATTTCCACTGGAACTGTCCTTGAAAGCAGTGAGGAAACCCATGAAATTTTGCAATCTGGAGGAGAAGAAGGCAGTTTTTCCGGGGGGGAGAGTTTCATTTCCACTGGAGATGTCGAGACCTCAGAGGTCGGGGGGGACTTCGAATCCGAAACCAAAGTTGAAGAGCCCATATTATCGGAGGCCTCAGATGAAAGCCTTCCCGTGGAAAGTGAAGCCGTCGTTGAGGAAGCTCCCCCCGAAAATGGCAACGGATACAATAACGGCTACGTTAACGGGGAGGAGAACGGAAACGGGATTAAACCCAAGGTGGTCTACGGTGACTATGGGGTGCCCATCGCATACGTGGGTGAGGAGGTTCCCGAGGAGGAGAAGAGCTACTCGGTCTACTCCGATTTCAAAATCTCGCCCAAGGCGGGCTTCCACTACCTGGCAAAGGAAATACCCAATGATTATGAGATAACTTTTGATGTGAAGAACGTTAAATTTGCCCTCCCCAAGGCCAAAAACGCCGCCGGCAAGGAGGGTGACCTCATAGTCAAGGTCTACTCCGACTACTTCAGGAGCAGGCTCAAGAAGATGCGCAGAATCCTCCGCGAGAACCCTGAGATTGGTGGGGTGATAGACATAGCCAAGCTGGGCTATGTGAAGAGCGACGATGAGGTGACGATAATCGGCCTTGTGAACAGCAAGCGCGAAACCGCAAAGGGCTTCATGTTCGAGGTGGAGGACAATACCGGTGTCATCAAGGTCTTCATAAACCGCAACAACGAGGAGAGCAAGAAGTTCTTTGAGATAATGCCCGATGCAGTGGTGGCCTTCAGGGGCCGCTACTCTGGACGGGGAATATTCTTTGCGAACAGGATTTACCTCCCGGACGTCCCCAAGTTCAAACGCGAGAAGCCGCCCCTTGAAGAGAAGGTGTACGCCGTTCTTCTCAGCGACGTTCACGTCGGTTCAAACAAGTTCTGCGAAAAGGCATTCATGCGCTTCCTGGAGTGGCTCAACGGCGACGTTAACAACAAGGCTGAGGAGGAGTTCGTCAGCAGGATTAAGTACATGATAATCGCCGGTGATGTTGTCGACGGCATCGGTATCTATCCCGGCCAGTACAACGAGCTCGCCATTCCTGACATCTTCGACCAGTACGAGGCACTCGCGAATCTGCTGAGCAACGTGCCGGATCACATAACCATGTTCATCGGCCCGGGCAACCACGATGCGGCCAGAACTGCCCTACCGCAGCCGGGCTTCTATGAAGAGTATGCCAGGCCCCTTCTAAAGCTAAAAAACGCGATCATCATAAGCAATCCGGCCGTGATACGGCTCCACGGCAGGGATTTTCTCATAGCTCACGGTAGGGGGATAGAGGACGTCGTCACGGCCCTTCCCAACAGAAGCCACCACCGGCCGGCGGAGGCGATGCTGGACCTGCTCAAGCTCCGCCACTTAGCCCCGACCTTTGGGGAGAAGGTTCCCATCGCACCTGACTCGGAGGATACGCTCGTCATAGAGTCCGTTCCGGATCTGTTCCAAGCCGGCCACGTCCACGTCATGCAGTACAAGATGTACAACGGTGTTTTCCTGATAAACACTGGAACATGGCAGGCACAGACCGAATTCCAGAAGATGGTGAACATCGTTCCGACCCCGGCGAGGGTTCCGATAATAGACATCGAGACGGCCCGGCTGAGGGCCGTTATCAGATTCGATGAGTACTGCGAGGGTGTCTGA
- a CDS encoding ORC1-type DNA replication protein, protein MDDSYLDSIFEKYLHAKKIFKNKEVLRHSYTPKELPHRREQIENLAHILVPVLRGETPSNVFVYGKTGTGKTVTIKFVTEELKKISLKYNVPVDVIYVNCEIVDTQYRVLANIVNYFKLESGVEVPLVGWPTDEVYAKLKEVIDAKERFVIIVLDEIDKLIKKSGDDILYSLTRINTELSRAKVSIIGISNDLKFKEYLDARVLSSLSEEEVVFPPYDANQLRDILMQRAESAFNEGVLDDGVVPLCAALAAREHGDARRALDLLRVAGEIAEREGASKVTERHVWKAQEKIEQDTMEEVIKTLPLHSKVLLYAIVLLDENGELPANTGDVYSVYKSLCDHIDLEPLTQRRVSDLINELDMLGIINAKVVSKGRYGRTKEIRLNVTPYKVKNIYRHDHQLQTVLTVSMSRQRRLL, encoded by the coding sequence ATGGACGACAGTTATCTTGATTCAATCTTTGAGAAGTACCTTCACGCCAAGAAGATCTTTAAGAATAAGGAGGTCCTCAGGCACAGCTACACGCCCAAGGAGCTTCCCCACAGGCGTGAGCAGATTGAGAACCTCGCTCATATTCTGGTTCCCGTTCTACGCGGTGAGACTCCCTCCAACGTTTTCGTTTATGGAAAAACCGGAACTGGTAAGACTGTAACGATCAAGTTCGTGACAGAGGAGCTCAAGAAAATATCCCTGAAGTACAATGTTCCAGTGGATGTTATCTACGTCAACTGCGAGATAGTCGATACTCAGTACCGTGTCCTGGCGAACATCGTGAACTATTTTAAGCTGGAGAGCGGTGTCGAGGTTCCCCTCGTCGGCTGGCCGACCGATGAGGTCTACGCCAAGCTCAAGGAGGTTATAGACGCCAAGGAGCGCTTCGTTATAATCGTCCTGGACGAGATAGACAAGCTCATCAAGAAGAGCGGCGACGATATACTGTATTCCCTCACAAGAATAAACACGGAGCTTTCCAGGGCAAAGGTCAGCATAATCGGCATATCCAACGACCTCAAGTTCAAGGAGTACCTCGATGCCCGCGTCCTCTCAAGCCTGAGCGAGGAAGAGGTTGTCTTTCCTCCATATGACGCCAACCAGCTCAGGGACATACTCATGCAGCGTGCCGAGAGCGCGTTTAACGAGGGCGTTCTGGATGATGGGGTCGTGCCCCTCTGTGCAGCTCTGGCTGCAAGGGAACACGGCGACGCGAGGAGAGCCCTTGATCTGCTCCGCGTCGCCGGCGAGATAGCCGAGCGCGAGGGGGCCAGCAAGGTAACTGAGAGGCACGTCTGGAAGGCCCAGGAGAAGATAGAGCAGGACACCATGGAGGAGGTCATAAAGACGCTCCCCCTGCACTCGAAGGTTCTCCTCTACGCGATAGTCCTGCTCGATGAGAACGGCGAGCTTCCGGCCAACACCGGTGACGTTTACTCGGTTTACAAGTCCCTCTGCGACCACATTGACCTCGAACCCCTCACCCAGAGGCGCGTCAGCGACCTCATCAATGAGCTCGATATGCTGGGCATCATCAACGCGAAGGTCGTCAGCAAGGGGCGCTATGGGAGGACCAAGGAAATCCGCCTGAACGTAACTCCTTATAAGGTGAAAAACATATATCGCCATGACCACCAGCTCCAGACCGTGCTCACCGTGAGCATGTCCCGCCAGAGGAGGCTGCTCTGA
- a CDS encoding DNA-binding protein, producing MEDIENMVLEWLRAGNDKAEDIVDLPWSVKEMRPGMYVAEHPRMPFSLLVVFSEDFIHLLVPLGLETFSMTKDEKLKVYHTLLRLNDQVNLMKFTLSGMDDDVYLRVDLDKKTLGKEEFNDALTSLLIGLMSAVSELGLEEAFAREIFDRIVGMVLERVDHGASREELMRFLTVKVGMSVEDAKNLLDEVFSAKKEMEERGKDVGYF from the coding sequence ATGGAGGACATTGAGAATATGGTTCTGGAGTGGTTGCGGGCCGGCAACGATAAGGCCGAAGACATCGTTGACCTCCCCTGGTCAGTTAAGGAGATGAGGCCTGGTATGTACGTGGCGGAGCATCCAAGGATGCCTTTCTCCCTGCTGGTGGTCTTCTCGGAGGACTTTATCCACCTGCTGGTGCCGCTGGGTTTGGAGACGTTCTCCATGACAAAGGACGAGAAGCTCAAGGTGTATCACACTCTCCTGCGCCTCAACGACCAGGTGAACCTGATGAAGTTCACACTCTCGGGCATGGACGATGACGTTTACCTTCGCGTTGATCTGGACAAGAAGACCCTTGGCAAGGAGGAGTTCAACGACGCCCTAACATCTCTCCTCATAGGGCTGATGTCTGCCGTTTCAGAGCTCGGTCTTGAGGAGGCATTTGCAAGGGAGATTTTTGATCGCATCGTTGGGATGGTTCTGGAGAGGGTTGATCACGGTGCCAGCCGGGAGGAGCTGATGAGGTTCCTCACTGTCAAAGTTGGAATGAGCGTTGAGGACGCCAAGAACCTGCTCGACGAGGTATTCTCGGCCAAGAAAGAAATGGAGGAGCGGGGAAAGGACGTTGGCTACTTCTGA
- a CDS encoding TrkA family potassium uptake protein, whose translation MIPVPVVRKLLRMKVKVSRNRLLQIAALVLLLAVVFAFLFMYFENVGFYTAFYWAVITMATIGYGDITPQTEAGRAVAMVAAVAGISTFTALVSILAEYFISSSLRRMMGMHSVRYSGHYVIIGRGSSIPSCVDELMSAISSGEIEMRPIVVVFPDESERKKVELPEEVEVLIGDPTNPETLERAHVRGASYVILALEDDSKSVFTTLMVKRMSNAKVFVEALRGESMELLKGAGADRVILSRSLAGRLLASSVFEPEVVDVIDDLTTATGGYDISVLERRELWGIPYIEAMKRLRNEGYFLLGYYKEEPVLNPALEEEIPRGSKLIVIKPGSSSGRG comes from the coding sequence ATGATTCCGGTACCGGTGGTCAGAAAACTTCTCAGAATGAAGGTCAAGGTCAGCAGGAATCGCCTCCTCCAAATAGCGGCGCTTGTGCTCCTGCTGGCGGTTGTTTTCGCGTTCCTGTTTATGTACTTTGAGAATGTGGGCTTTTACACGGCTTTTTACTGGGCAGTCATAACGATGGCCACGATAGGGTACGGGGATATAACGCCCCAGACAGAAGCCGGCCGTGCCGTGGCTATGGTCGCTGCCGTTGCCGGAATATCAACGTTCACGGCTCTCGTTTCAATTCTGGCTGAATACTTCATTTCATCGTCTCTGAGGAGGATGATGGGCATGCACAGCGTTAGGTATTCCGGACACTACGTGATAATCGGCCGCGGGAGCAGCATCCCCAGCTGTGTGGATGAACTCATGTCCGCGATTTCCAGTGGAGAGATAGAGATGCGGCCGATTGTAGTGGTCTTCCCCGACGAGAGCGAGAGGAAGAAGGTTGAGCTTCCAGAGGAAGTGGAGGTTCTCATAGGCGATCCCACGAACCCAGAAACGCTGGAACGCGCCCACGTGAGGGGGGCATCCTACGTCATCCTTGCCCTGGAAGACGACTCGAAGTCAGTATTCACGACTCTCATGGTGAAGCGCATGTCTAACGCGAAGGTCTTCGTCGAGGCCCTCCGCGGCGAGAGCATGGAGCTGCTCAAAGGTGCTGGGGCCGACAGGGTAATACTCAGCAGAAGTCTCGCTGGAAGGCTCCTCGCAAGCTCCGTTTTCGAACCAGAGGTTGTGGACGTCATAGACGACCTTACAACGGCCACCGGTGGCTACGACATCTCCGTCCTGGAGCGGAGGGAGCTGTGGGGCATTCCATACATCGAGGCAATGAAGCGCCTCCGCAATGAGGGCTACTTCCTCCTCGGTTATTACAAGGAGGAACCCGTTCTCAACCCGGCACTTGAAGAGGAGATTCCTAGGGGGTCAAAACTGATCGTCATAAAACCTGGCTCTTCCAGTGGAAGGGGATGA